One genomic segment of Jaculus jaculus isolate mJacJac1 chromosome 2, mJacJac1.mat.Y.cur, whole genome shotgun sequence includes these proteins:
- the C2H8orf33 gene encoding UPF0488 protein C8orf33 homolog isoform X1 produces MAAVELQRPAPEAPAPSRPSTEGVGTPGLSAFPCSGRPTLPDAAPLLGNRDAVSRKQKKKKKKVPNRPSVADGGGKTAETPAAEASVPSAEAQARAEQLARELAWCVEQLELGLKMQKPTAKQKEQAIGAIRILRSERTPLPRKRQLMRSMFGDYRAQMEAEWQEALRALRAAAHSAHVQPVGEATRKKSQKVCRCRPAGGTKVTLDKTNEFRFNFF; encoded by the exons ATGGCG GCGGTAGAGCTGCAGCGTCCTGCCCCGGAGGCACCAGCGCCCTCTCGCCCGAGTACCGAAGGAGTCGGCACCCCGGGTCTTTCGGCCTTTCCCTGTTCCGGGCGTCCCACCCTCCCGGACGCCGCCCCCTTACTAGGGAACCGCGACGCAGTCTCaaggaaacagaagaagaagaagaagaaagtcccGAACAGGCCCTCTGTAGCTGATGGAGGCGGGAAGACCGCGGAGACGCCCGCTGCAGAGGCATCTGTGCCCAGCGCGGAAGCCCAGGCAAGG GCGGAGCAGCTGGCCCGAGAGCTCGCCTGGTGCGTGGAGCAGCTGGAGCTGGGCCTCAAGATGCAGAAACCCACCGCTAAACAGA AAGAGCAGGCTATTGGGGCAATCCGAATCCTGCGCAGTGAAAGAACCCCTTTGCCCAGGAAGAGACAGCTGATGCGCTCCATGTTTGGGGACTACAGGGCTCAGATGGAGGCcgagtggcaggaagccctccGGGCTTTAAGGGCTG CTGCCCACTCAGCCCATGTACAGCCTGTAGGTGAAGCCACCAGAAAGAAGAGCCAAAAGGTCTGCAGATGTCGTCCAGCAGGAGGAACCAAGGTCACTCTGGACAAAACTAATGAATTTAGATTCAATTTCTTTTAA
- the C2H8orf33 gene encoding UPF0488 protein C8orf33 homolog isoform X2, which translates to MAAVELQRPAPEAPAPSRPSTEGVGTPGLSAFPCSGRPTLPDAAPLLGNRDAVSRKQKKKKKKVPNRPSVADGGGKTAETPAAEASVPSAEAQAEQLARELAWCVEQLELGLKMQKPTAKQKEQAIGAIRILRSERTPLPRKRQLMRSMFGDYRAQMEAEWQEALRALRAAAHSAHVQPVGEATRKKSQKVCRCRPAGGTKVTLDKTNEFRFNFF; encoded by the exons ATGGCG GCGGTAGAGCTGCAGCGTCCTGCCCCGGAGGCACCAGCGCCCTCTCGCCCGAGTACCGAAGGAGTCGGCACCCCGGGTCTTTCGGCCTTTCCCTGTTCCGGGCGTCCCACCCTCCCGGACGCCGCCCCCTTACTAGGGAACCGCGACGCAGTCTCaaggaaacagaagaagaagaagaagaaagtcccGAACAGGCCCTCTGTAGCTGATGGAGGCGGGAAGACCGCGGAGACGCCCGCTGCAGAGGCATCTGTGCCCAGCGCGGAAGCCCAG GCGGAGCAGCTGGCCCGAGAGCTCGCCTGGTGCGTGGAGCAGCTGGAGCTGGGCCTCAAGATGCAGAAACCCACCGCTAAACAGA AAGAGCAGGCTATTGGGGCAATCCGAATCCTGCGCAGTGAAAGAACCCCTTTGCCCAGGAAGAGACAGCTGATGCGCTCCATGTTTGGGGACTACAGGGCTCAGATGGAGGCcgagtggcaggaagccctccGGGCTTTAAGGGCTG CTGCCCACTCAGCCCATGTACAGCCTGTAGGTGAAGCCACCAGAAAGAAGAGCCAAAAGGTCTGCAGATGTCGTCCAGCAGGAGGAACCAAGGTCACTCTGGACAAAACTAATGAATTTAGATTCAATTTCTTTTAA